The Methanothermobacter sp. genomic sequence GAGATCACTCCTTTTAAGTGAGACCCTGTCAACCCTGAGGGTTCCGGCTTCCACATTCTCAAGCTCATCTATCAGGGTTGCGAGTTTCTCACGGTTCCTCGGACCCTTGACCCGCCCGATGGTCAGGTGGGGCACATAATCCCTTTCCTTCCGGAATCCTATCCTGGCAAATTCCATGTCCAGGTTTCTCTGTAGCTCTGAGAATACCCCCGGGTTTTCAACGCCAAGCCACACCACCCGGATATAGCGTGGGTTAGGAAAGACACCTGCCCCCATCACGTGAAGGTCGAATGGTTCATAACCCTTCAGGGTTTCCTCAACTATCCCCCTTATCCTCCTCAGTTTGCCCTCACCCACATCACCGAAGAATTTCAGGGTGAAGTGGAGGTTCTCAGGTTCAACGAACTTTATCTGGGCATCGGCGCCCCTCAGGATATTCTGTATCTCACACACCCTTTCCCTTAGTTCATCGTCAGCATCAACTGCAAGGAAGGCCCTGACCTTCATTTCATGATCCTCCATGTTTCAGTCAAGTTTTTTCAGCCTTTCAAGGCTCCTGGCCGGTGTTTCAATGGTGTTGAGTATGTGGAGTTCCACCCTGCCCAGGAGTTCACTGAAGAACCTCCTGCGGAGCCCCATCTTTCTCTCATCCCTTACAAGCTGGTGGGGGTTGCAGAAGTCGTTTTCCAGCAGGTACTTCAGGCCCTCATCTGGATCCAGCC encodes the following:
- the thpR gene encoding RNA 2',3'-cyclic phosphodiesterase, encoding MEDHEMKVRAFLAVDADDELRERVCEIQNILRGADAQIKFVEPENLHFTLKFFGDVGEGKLRRIRGIVEETLKGYEPFDLHVMGAGVFPNPRYIRVVWLGVENPGVFSELQRNLDMEFARIGFRKERDYVPHLTIGRVKGPRNREKLATLIDELENVEAGTLRVDRVSLKRSDLTREGPIYSDLEVFRI